Proteins co-encoded in one Medicago truncatula cultivar Jemalong A17 chromosome 8, MtrunA17r5.0-ANR, whole genome shotgun sequence genomic window:
- the LOC11414396 gene encoding dormancy-associated protein homolog 4 isoform X2, which produces MGFLEKLWDETLAGPTPETGLGKLRKYNSFSAASSGVRLPPVKDHDVPVVTRSIMIIRNTVSEPVSPSSSAATTPRTPNTPDTPGGYFKKFTRRKASGDPSESSDYRR; this is translated from the exons ATGGGATTTCTTGAGAAACTTTGGGACGAAACGTTGGCGGGTCCCACACCTGAAACAGGTTTGGGTAAGCTTCGGAAGTACAACTCTTTTTCTGCTGCTAGCTCCGGCGTACGGTTGCCGCCGGTGAAGGATCATGATGTTCCTGTTGTTACTCGTAGCATTATGATTATTAGGAACACTGTTTCTGAACCtgtttctccttcttcttctgctGCTACAACACCTCGTACCCCTAATACAC cgGACACGCCAGGCGGTTATTTTAAGAAATTCACGAGGAGAAAAGCATCGGGGGATCCATCGGAGAGCTCCGATTATCGAA GGTGA
- the LOC11430434 gene encoding dnaJ homolog subfamily B member 6 isoform X3, with the protein MANEGNKSNDFYAVLGLNKECSDSELRNAYKKLALKWHPDRCSASGNVKFVEEAKKKFQAIQEAYSVLSDSNKRLMYDVGVYDSDDDENGMGDFLNEMVTMMSQTKSNENGEESFEELQQLFDDMFQADIGLNGSTSLNASGCSTSSTFMTFSESSNSNKRNSTQMNFGKAEDSSSFGANYQNFCFGVNLVNYHYQ; encoded by the exons ATGGCTAACGAAGGAAACAAAAGCAATGATTTCTATGCAGTTTTGGGATTGAATAAGGAATGCTCTGATTCAGAGCTAAGGAATGCTTATAAGAAACTTGCACTG AAATGGCATCCAGATCGTTGTTCAGCTTCAGGGAATGTGAAGTTTGTGGAAGAAGCTAAGAAGAAATTTCAGGCAATTCAAGAAGCCTATTCTG TTTTATCTGACTCGAACAAGAGATTAATGTACGACGTTGGAGTTTACGACAGTGATGATGACGAAAAT GGTATGGGAGACTTTCTGAATGAAATGGTTACAATGATGAGCCAAACTAAATCAAAT GAAAATGGAGAGGAGAGCTTCGAGGAGTTACAACAGTTGTTTGATGATATGTTTCAAGCGGATATCGGATTAAATGGAAGCACCTCTCTTAATGCTTCGGGTTGCTCCACTTCATCGACTTTCATGACGTTCAGTGAAAGCTCGAATTCAAATAAGCGCAATTCCACTCAAATGAATTTTGGGAAGGCAGAGGATTCTTCTAGTTTTGGTGCAAATTACCAGAACTTCTGTTTTGGG GTCAATCTTGTAAATTATCATTACCAATGA
- the LOC11429467 gene encoding probable complex I intermediate-associated protein 30, translating into MSRIRRLFQASMDATKKAISGSFDDLMPPPEKYIFNFNSKQELSKWHLYSDSEFGGLSSASLQIPESENGKTTGIFSGNLSFEVTQGAKWNISRGGFCGMRSKKFDGFIDLDSYDTIAMKLKGDGRSYISTIYTENWVNSPGQMEDNSWQSFVYVPKDNWYIAKIPLARYVPTWRGNVIDAEIEMNPSRVLGMSFSVNAEGGVPGARSGPGDFRLELEWIKAIRSENPMM; encoded by the exons atgtcaAGAATACGAAGACTGTTCCAAGCATCAATGGATGCTACTAAGAAAG CTATATCTGgtagttttgatgatttgatgccACCACCTGAAAAATACATATTCAACTTCAATTCCAAGCAAGAATTATCAAAATGGCATTTGTATTCTGATTCTGAATTTGGAG GTTTGTCATCTGCATCATTGCAGATACCTGAATCTGAAAATGGTAAAACTACTGGAATTTTCTCTGGGAATCTTTCTTTTGAGGTTACTCAAGGTGCTAAATGGAATATTAGTAGAGGTGGATTTTGTGGAATGCGATCCAAAAAG TTTGATGGCTTCATCGACTTGGATTCATATGATACTATAGCTATGAAACTTAAAGGAGATGGAAGAAGTTATATATCTACT ATCTACACGGAGAATTGGGTTAACTCACCTGGACAGATGGAGGATAACTCATGGCAATCATTTGTTTATGTGCCCAAAGATAACTGGTATATTGCAAAG ATTCCTTTAGCTCGATATGTACCTACTTGGAGAGGGAACGTTATAGATGCAGAAATTGAAATGAATCCATCACGTGTTCTTGGCATGTCTTTTTCTGTCAATGCCGAGGGTGGTGTCCCAGGTGCTAGATCTGGACCAGGTGATTTCAGACTTGAACTCGAATGGATCAAAGCCATCAGAAGTGAGAACCCAATGATGTAG
- the LOC11420703 gene encoding trihelix transcription factor ASIL1 produces MDDDDEIHSIHSNPSPASGSPSPVSSSGAIGSISVTVAAPAANSYALALPIQNTTTRGSNGGGREDCWSEAATAVLIEAWGERYLELSRGNLKQKHWKEVAEIVNGRGDYLKAPKTDVQCKNRIDTVKKKYKSEKAKIGAGGGSGGVTTSTWRFYDRLDQLIGPTAKISGVSGTSHTGNSNLPQHKVPLGIPVGIRAYGARGANQVNSQKKNIQQAQLNYQKIQLRPRVSELNSSDNSSEKEALSPVSSDSLPPPERKRAKVMNSNSKGRGWGSAVRELTQAIVKFGEAYEQAETSKLQQVVEMEKQRMKFAKDLELQRMQFFMKTQVEISQLKLGRKSVNVNGNTSNHQNNNNVSSNNNNSNHNNNSDSE; encoded by the coding sequence ATGGATGACGACGACGAGATCCACTCGATCCACTCGAATCCATCTCCGGCGAGTGGTTCTCCATCTCCGGTGTCGTCTTCGGGAGCGATCGGTAGTATTTCGGTGACGGTCGCGGCACCGGCGGCGAACAGCTATGCATTAGCTCTTCCGATTCAGAATACGACGACACGTGGAAGCAACGGTGGAGGGAGGGAGGATTGTTGGAGCGAAGCAGCGACGGCGGTGTTGATTGAAGCGTGGGGAGAGAGGTATTTGGAATTGAGCAGAGGGAATTTGAAGCAGAAGCATTGGAAAGAGGTAGCGGAGATTGTGAATGGAAGAGGTGATTATTTGAAAGCTCCGAAAACTGATGTACAGTGTAAGAATCGGATTGATACGGTTAAGAAGAAGTATAAATCCGAGAAAGCTAAGATCGGTGCCGGAGGTGGCTCCGGCGGTGTTACAACCAGCACTTGGCGGTTTTATGATCGGTTAGATCAGTTAATTGGTCCAACCGCCAAGATCAGTGGTGTTTCCGGTACTAGTCATACCGGAAACAGTAATTTGCCACAACATAAAGTTCCGTTAGGAATTCCTGTTGGTATTCGCGCCTATGGAGCTAGAGGCGCGAATCAGGTTAATTCTCAGAAGAAAAATATTCAACAAGCTCAGTTGAATTATCAGAAGATTCAGCTCAGACCACGAGTTTCGGAGCTGAATTCTTCTGATAATTCATCTGAAAAAGAAGCGTTGTCACCGGTGTCAAGCGACAGTTTACCACCACCGGAGAGGAAGAGAGCGAAAGTGATGAATTCGAATTCAAAGGGAAGAGGTTGGGGAAGTGCGGTGAGGGAATTGACTCAGGCGATTGTGAAATTTGGTGAAGCTTATGAACAAGCGGAGACATCGAAGTTGCAGCAGGTGGTGGAGATGGAGAAGCAGAGGATGAAGTTTGCTAAGGATTTGGAGTTGCAGAGAATGCAGTTTTTCATGAAAACTCAGGTAGAGATTTCACAGTTGAAACTTGGAAGAAAAAGTGTTAATGTTAATGGAAACACAAGtaatcatcaaaacaacaacaatgtaagcagcaacaacaacaatagcaACCATAACAACAACAGTGACAGTGAGTGA
- the LOC11414396 gene encoding dormancy-associated protein homolog 4 isoform X1, with protein MGFLEKLWDETLAGPTPETGLGKLRKYNSFSAASSGVRLPPVKDHDVPVVTRSIMIIRNTVSEPVSPSSSAATTPRTPNTPDTPGGYFKKFTRRKASGDPSESSDYRSPTISDWVIMSALDRC; from the exons ATGGGATTTCTTGAGAAACTTTGGGACGAAACGTTGGCGGGTCCCACACCTGAAACAGGTTTGGGTAAGCTTCGGAAGTACAACTCTTTTTCTGCTGCTAGCTCCGGCGTACGGTTGCCGCCGGTGAAGGATCATGATGTTCCTGTTGTTACTCGTAGCATTATGATTATTAGGAACACTGTTTCTGAACCtgtttctccttcttcttctgctGCTACAACACCTCGTACCCCTAATACAC cgGACACGCCAGGCGGTTATTTTAAGAAATTCACGAGGAGAAAAGCATCGGGGGATCCATCGGAGAGCTCCGATTATCGAAGTCCGACTATTTCCGATTG GGTGATTATGAGTGCTTTGGATCGTtgttga
- the LOC11430434 gene encoding dnaJ homolog subfamily B member 6 isoform X2, protein MANEGNKSNDFYAVLGLNKECSDSELRNAYKKLALKWHPDRCSASGNVKFVEEAKKKFQAIQEAYSVLSDSNKRLMYDVGVYDSDDDENGMGDFLNEMVTMMSQTKSNENGEESFEELQQLFDDMFQADIGLNGSTSLNASGCSTSSTFMTFSESSNSNKRNSTQMNFGKAEDSSSFGANYQNFCFGTDEAPSRRCGEGKRGNSRRRR, encoded by the exons ATGGCTAACGAAGGAAACAAAAGCAATGATTTCTATGCAGTTTTGGGATTGAATAAGGAATGCTCTGATTCAGAGCTAAGGAATGCTTATAAGAAACTTGCACTG AAATGGCATCCAGATCGTTGTTCAGCTTCAGGGAATGTGAAGTTTGTGGAAGAAGCTAAGAAGAAATTTCAGGCAATTCAAGAAGCCTATTCTG TTTTATCTGACTCGAACAAGAGATTAATGTACGACGTTGGAGTTTACGACAGTGATGATGACGAAAAT GGTATGGGAGACTTTCTGAATGAAATGGTTACAATGATGAGCCAAACTAAATCAAAT GAAAATGGAGAGGAGAGCTTCGAGGAGTTACAACAGTTGTTTGATGATATGTTTCAAGCGGATATCGGATTAAATGGAAGCACCTCTCTTAATGCTTCGGGTTGCTCCACTTCATCGACTTTCATGACGTTCAGTGAAAGCTCGAATTCAAATAAGCGCAATTCCACTCAAATGAATTTTGGGAAGGCAGAGGATTCTTCTAGTTTTGGTGCAAATTACCAGAACTTCTGTTTTGGG ACAGATGAAGCACCTTCAAGAAGATGTGGAGAAGGAAAAAGGGGGAATTCTAGAAGGAGGAGGTag
- the LOC11430434 gene encoding dnaJ homolog subfamily B member 6 isoform X1: MANEGNKSNDFYAVLGLNKECSDSELRNAYKKLALKWHPDRCSASGNVKFVEEAKKKFQAIQEAYSVLSDSNKRLMYDVGVYDSDDDENGMGDFLNEMVTMMSQTKSNENGEESFEELQQLFDDMFQADIGLNGSTSLNASGCSTSSTFMTFSESSNSNKRNSTQMNFGKAEDSSSFGANYQNFCFGMKHLQEDVEKEKGGILEGGGSKKQRKGRKQKISCGHVSSNDHPGISAN; the protein is encoded by the exons ATGGCTAACGAAGGAAACAAAAGCAATGATTTCTATGCAGTTTTGGGATTGAATAAGGAATGCTCTGATTCAGAGCTAAGGAATGCTTATAAGAAACTTGCACTG AAATGGCATCCAGATCGTTGTTCAGCTTCAGGGAATGTGAAGTTTGTGGAAGAAGCTAAGAAGAAATTTCAGGCAATTCAAGAAGCCTATTCTG TTTTATCTGACTCGAACAAGAGATTAATGTACGACGTTGGAGTTTACGACAGTGATGATGACGAAAAT GGTATGGGAGACTTTCTGAATGAAATGGTTACAATGATGAGCCAAACTAAATCAAAT GAAAATGGAGAGGAGAGCTTCGAGGAGTTACAACAGTTGTTTGATGATATGTTTCAAGCGGATATCGGATTAAATGGAAGCACCTCTCTTAATGCTTCGGGTTGCTCCACTTCATCGACTTTCATGACGTTCAGTGAAAGCTCGAATTCAAATAAGCGCAATTCCACTCAAATGAATTTTGGGAAGGCAGAGGATTCTTCTAGTTTTGGTGCAAATTACCAGAACTTCTGTTTTGGG ATGAAGCACCTTCAAGAAGATGTGGAGAAGGAAAAAGGGGGAATTCTAGAAGGAGGAGGTagcaaaaaacaaagaaaaggaagaaaacaaaaaatttcatgtgGACATGTTTCCTCTAATGACCATCCTGGTATTTCTGCTAATTGA